The DNA region CCCCGGCGACCGGCGCGCCGCCCGCGGGTGGCCGCGATCACACCGCGCACACCGCGGCCAGCCGGGCCCGGGCGGCGTCGGTCATCGCCTGCCCGGCCCGGCGGCCGAGCGCTCCCCGGTGGCGCGCCGCGAACACCTCGATCGGCGGCAGCGCGATCATCGTCAGGCGGCGCAGCTCGCGCCGGGCCAGGTGCGGCGCGGCGGTGACGTCGGGCAGCACCGTCAAGAGCGTGCCCGACAGCGCGACCTGCAGGTTCGAGCGCAGCATCGTGATGCGCATGCCGACCGTGCGCGCCAGCTCCGCGGGCCAGCCGTCCTGGACCCGGCCGCTGTCGCCGACCCGCGGCACCGAGAACGGGTGCGCCAGCACCGCGGCCCGGGTCGGGCGCCGCGCGCCGAACAGCGGGTGCCGGCGACCGCAGTAGATCGACGCGCCCAGCGCGCCCAGCCGCTCGACCGCGATCTCGTCGCTGGTGAGCTCCTCGTAGTAGAACGCGACGTCGAGCACGCCGCGCACCAGGAGCGCGTTGGCCTCGGCCGGCCCCACGACCGCGTGCTCGGGCGCGAGCCCCGGGTGCGCGCGCTTGAGCTCGATCAGCGCCGGCACCACGACGTGATCGGTCAGGACGCCGATCGACGCGACCCGCAGCGCGCCCAGGAACGGATCGTCGGCGCCGTCGGCCAGGCCGGTCTCGACGGCGCGCGTCGCCGCGCGCACCGCGTCGCGCAGCGCCACCCCGGCGCTGGTCAGCACCAGGCGCTTGCCGACGCGGTCGAACAGCGGCCGGCCCAGCGCGTCCTCGAGCAGCCCGAGCGTGCGCGACACCGCCGCCGGCGTCAGCGCCAGCCGCCGCGCCGCCGCCACGACCGAGCCGGCCTCGGCGATCTCGACGAACGCCGGCAGCCAGTTCCAGACGTTCCGGCGCAGCGAGGTCAGCATCGATCAGCGCCGGATCGCGAACCCGACGTCGCCGTCGGCGACCGGCCGCTCGTCGACGTCGACCGCCGCCACCGCGGCCAGCGCCGGGCCGCGCTGGCACCACGCGAGGAGCGCCGCCACCGCCGCGGCCGGGCCCTGGGCCTCGAGCGCGACCGTGCCGTCGGCCTGGTTCGCGACCCAGCCGGCGAGCCCGAGCCGCGCGGCCGCGCGCGCCGCCCCGGCCCGGTAGCCCACCCCCTGCACCCGCCCGCGCACCCGCGCACGGATGCGTCGCGTCGGCGGCGTGGCTTGACCCGGTGCCATGGAGGTCCCTACTCTAACACTGCCTCCCCGCGCGTCCGCGCACCCCGCCCGTGGCCCCCCCGCCGACCCCGCCGTCTCCGACCCCGTCCGGTTCCACCGGCGGCGGCGTCGCGTCCCTCGAGCTGGGCGCGCTGCGCCGGATGAGCCCCGACGAGCTGTGCACCACCGCCGAGCGGCTCGGGGTCGACGACGCCCGCGAGCTGCGCAAGGCCGACCTGGTGCTGGCGGTGCTCGAGGCCCACGCCGATCGCCGCGGCGAGACCCACGCCGAGGGCGTGCTCGAGGTGCTGGCCGACGGTTTCGGCTTCCTGCGCAACGCCGACGCGATGTTCGCGCCCGGCACCGACGACGTCTACGTGTCGCCGTCGCAGATCCGGCGGTTCGGGCTGCGCACCGGCGACGTCGTGCGCGGCAGCGTCCGCGCGCCCAAGG from Myxococcales bacterium includes:
- a CDS encoding LysR family transcriptional regulator, with the protein product MLTSLRRNVWNWLPAFVEIAEAGSVVAAARRLALTPAAVSRTLGLLEDALGRPLFDRVGKRLVLTSAGVALRDAVRAATRAVETGLADGADDPFLGALRVASIGVLTDHVVVPALIELKRAHPGLAPEHAVVGPAEANALLVRGVLDVAFYYEELTSDEIAVERLGALGASIYCGRRHPLFGARRPTRAAVLAHPFSVPRVGDSGRVQDGWPAELARTVGMRITMLRSNLQVALSGTLLTVLPDVTAAPHLARRELRRLTMIALPPIEVFAARHRGALGRRAGQAMTDAARARLAAVCAV
- a CDS encoding acylphosphatase, whose translation is MAPGQATPPTRRIRARVRGRVQGVGYRAGAARAAARLGLAGWVANQADGTVALEAQGPAAAVAALLAWCQRGPALAAVAAVDVDERPVADGDVGFAIRR